One genomic window of Stigmatopora nigra isolate UIUO_SnigA chromosome 13, RoL_Snig_1.1, whole genome shotgun sequence includes the following:
- the htr1b gene encoding 5-hydroxytryptamine receptor 1B, which yields MEVAGEMETSPPPVNASNMSLLEDASEVGWDAQSLAYQITLSSLLSAITLATSLSNAFVIATISQSKKLQTPANFLIASLAVTDLLVSILVMPVCVLYTVIHEWTLGQVVCDVWLSSDITCCTASILHLCVIALDRYWAITDAVEYSKKRTPGRAAGMVATAWVIAISISLPPLFWRQVKADELTSCSVNTDHIFYTIYSTFGAFYIPTLLLIVLYGRIYVEARKRILKQSPKRKKKGASAGKRLTSAYLATGSPGSNASTSPLQGGRHEVPSSDTNSSTSDSQVKVTLSDAALEKKRISAARERKATKTLGIILGAYIVCWLPFFIYTLVVAACDACHIPELFDFFTWLGYLNSLINPIIYTMSNEDFKKAFHKLVRFRCCRG from the coding sequence ATGGAGGTCGCCGGTGAAATGGAGACCAGCCCTCCACCGGTGAACGCGTCCAACATGAGCCTGCTCGAGGATGCGTCTGAGGTGGGCTGGGACGCGCAAAGCCTCGCCTACCAGATCACCCTGTCATCGCTCCTTTCTGCCATCACCTTAGCCACCAGCTTGTCCAACGCCTTCGTTATCGCTACCATCTCGCAGTCCAAGAAGCTTCAGACGCCGGCCAACTTCCTCATCGCCTCTTTAGCCGTCACCGACTTGCTGGTGTCCATCCTGGTCATGCCCGTGTGCGTCCTCTACACGGTCATCCACGAGTGGACGTTGGGGCAAGTGGTTTGCGACGTGTGGCTGTCGTCGGACATCACCTGCTGCACGGCGTCTATCCTCCACTTGTGCGTCATCGCACTGGACCGCTACTGGGCCATCACAGACGCAGTGGAGTACTCAAAAAAGCGCACTCCAGGACGCGCGGCTGGCATGGTGGCCACTGCCTGGGTGATCGCCATCTCCATCTCCCTTCCACCGCTCTTCTGGAGACAGGTTAAGGCGGATGAGTTAACCAGCTGCAGCGTCAACACGGACCACATCTTCTACACTATCTACTCCACCTTCGGCGCCTTCTATATCCCCACCCTGCTGCTTATCGTCCTCTACGGGCGGATCTATGTAGAAGCGCGCAAACGGATCCTCAAGCAGTCCcccaagaggaagaagaagggggCATCGGCGGGCAAGAGGTTGACTTCGGCGTATTTGGCCACGGGTTCGCCGGGATCCAACGCTTCCACCAGCCCCCTACAGGGCGGCAGGCACGAGGTACCGTCCAGCGACACCAACTCGTCCACTAGCGACAGTCAGGTGAAGGTGACTCTGTCGGATGCGGCTCTGGAGAAGAAGCGCATCTCTGCGGCGAGGGAGAGAAAAGCCACCAAGACTCTGGGCATCATTCTGGGCGCGTACATCGTGTGCTGGCTGCCTTTTTTCATCTACACGTTGGTTGTGGCTGCCTGTGACGCCTGTCATATCCCTGAGCTATTTGACTTCTTCACCTGGTTAGGTTACCTCAATTCACTCATCAACCCGATCATATACACAATGTCCAATGAGGATTTTAAGAAAGCTTTCCACAAACTAGTGCGCTTCAGGTGCTGCAGAGGgtga